The Nitrospirota bacterium genome includes a region encoding these proteins:
- a CDS encoding JAB domain-containing protein, with product MGWGMAGEAIRGSYDVFRLLRGVARRADREHFYALHLDPRLRLLKRELVAIGTLTETLIHPREVFRSAIKRGTYALILAHTHPSGDPAPSAADVDATRQLCITADAVEIPVLLHVIMTGDAYTTLDPTTLTIPSWREREVVLTCRTTSPPFSRSRAPRSVREWESFIMRMNAPQIRAWFGPCDPEQSDLMAR from the coding sequence ATGGGTTGGGGTATGGCTGGGGAGGCTATACGGGGTTCTTATGACGTTTTCAGGCTCTTGCGGGGTGTTGCCCGGCGGGCGGACCGGGAGCATTTTTATGCGCTCCACCTGGATCCGCGCTTGAGGCTACTGAAGAGAGAGCTCGTGGCCATAGGGACGCTCACGGAGACGCTGATTCACCCCAGGGAGGTTTTCCGGTCCGCGATCAAAAGAGGGACGTATGCGTTGATACTGGCGCATACCCATCCCTCGGGGGACCCTGCGCCGAGCGCGGCGGACGTCGACGCGACCCGGCAGCTCTGCATTACGGCCGACGCGGTCGAAATACCCGTACTCCTCCATGTGATCATGACGGGCGACGCTTACACGACGCTCGACCCCACGACGCTGACGATACCGTCGTGGAGAGAGCGCGAGGTAGTCCTCACGTGCAGGACCACCTCGCCTCCGTTTAGCCGGTCGCGGGCTCCCCGGTCAGTCCGGGAGTGGGAGTCATTCATTATGCGGATGAACGCCCCCCAGATCCGGGCCTGGTTTGGGCCGTGCGATCCAGAGCAGTCTGACCTTATGGCGCGATGA
- a CDS encoding PEP-CTERM sorting domain-containing protein, whose protein sequence is MRVKSIAAGIAVFLVIAFGTSSAYGIALYASDLDGRLFRVNTDVFSVTSLGQLTYQSGSSTLNLNRVKGLDYDAQGVLHALRTQQVTSTTGTGQLYTLNPSASAAGNAVFDGPPTIAGMALFDGGLAFTDGDHFYASGFTNGRVVFGSIGLSTLTTYTRSDSFAFVGLEWYNDGTPDGRLLTLMQPNSGRLQLEEIIFGTTTLTHTPFAGAPSLEQWTRGDLALMGDILYLALGRSTDSELWAYDLTQGPSGQYTFIGDLPANISGLAAVPVPEPATVLLLGIGLAAMAAFRRSRR, encoded by the coding sequence ATGAGAGTCAAGAGCATAGCAGCCGGTATAGCGGTCTTCCTGGTAATCGCCTTCGGGACCTCATCGGCCTACGGCATAGCCCTCTACGCCTCGGACCTGGACGGCCGTCTCTTCAGAGTGAATACCGACGTCTTCTCGGTGACCAGCCTGGGACAGCTGACCTACCAGTCAGGGAGCAGCACGCTTAACCTTAACCGAGTCAAGGGGTTGGACTACGACGCCCAGGGCGTGCTGCACGCGCTGAGAACGCAACAGGTGACGTCGACTACAGGGACCGGCCAGCTGTACACGCTCAACCCCTCCGCTTCAGCAGCAGGAAACGCGGTATTTGACGGGCCGCCCACGATAGCCGGCATGGCCCTTTTCGACGGGGGGCTCGCGTTTACGGATGGCGACCATTTCTACGCATCGGGCTTTACCAACGGCAGAGTGGTGTTCGGGTCGATCGGGCTCTCCACTCTTACTACGTATACGAGAAGCGACTCTTTCGCCTTTGTCGGGCTCGAGTGGTACAACGACGGGACGCCCGACGGCAGGCTGCTGACGCTCATGCAGCCCAATAGCGGGAGATTGCAGCTGGAAGAGATCATCTTCGGGACGACCACACTCACGCATACTCCCTTTGCCGGCGCTCCCTCGCTTGAGCAGTGGACCAGGGGGGACCTGGCGCTTATGGGCGATATCCTGTACCTCGCTTTAGGACGGAGCACCGACAGTGAACTGTGGGCGTATGATCTTACCCAGGGGCCGTCCGGCCAGTATACCTTTATCGGCGACCTTCCCGCGAACATCAGCGGATTGGCGGCTGTGCCTGTCCCCGAGCCTGCCACGGTGTTGTTACTGGGTATCGGGCTTGCGGCAATGGCTGCATTCAGGAGATCGAGGAGATAA
- a CDS encoding DUF6125 family protein, whose translation MGFDIIEKMDNDGLKEYIRSLLWNFRLVDAFWFIKVEERFGLDAAEQVNEEVWARVGQLGARDILKRFGPFPPGVKGVWQAYSLFPWTVMVDYVVEERERELIISMPHCPPQEGRLKHGKGEYVCKHMHGAEFQGFASVIDPAVKVECLYAPPDPHPADCFCKWRFYEAEAGGEVAKTR comes from the coding sequence ATGGGTTTCGACATAATCGAAAAGATGGACAACGACGGACTGAAGGAGTATATCCGCTCTCTCCTCTGGAACTTCAGGCTCGTCGACGCCTTCTGGTTCATCAAGGTCGAAGAGCGGTTCGGGCTGGACGCAGCGGAACAGGTGAACGAAGAGGTCTGGGCCAGGGTGGGGCAGCTCGGGGCCCGGGATATCCTGAAGCGGTTCGGTCCCTTCCCGCCGGGAGTGAAAGGAGTATGGCAGGCCTATTCGCTCTTCCCCTGGACCGTGATGGTCGATTATGTCGTCGAAGAAAGGGAGAGGGAGCTTATTATCTCGATGCCCCACTGCCCGCCGCAGGAGGGCCGCCTGAAACACGGCAAGGGCGAATACGTCTGCAAGCACATGCACGGCGCCGAGTTCCAGGGCTTCGCCTCGGTCATCGACCCGGCGGTCAAGGTCGAATGCCTTTACGCGCCGCCCGACCCCCATCCTGCGGACTGCTTCTGCAAATGGCGGTTCTATGAAGCGGAAGCGGGCGGTGAGGTTGCTAAAACCCGGTAA
- a CDS encoding RluA family pseudouridine synthase, with protein MKRNRNQSTETGIPVNEDEEGRGSRSSVTTIAASPEDASKRLDIFAAEKTGITRSQIQILIQEGNVLVNERTASAGYRVQPGDEVAISVPEPEPAVLVPEPLPLTILFEDESLVVVDKPAGMVVYPSAGHAQGTLLNALAHHCKKLATIGGPLRPGVVHRLDKDTSGVMVVALDDSAYYDLIGQFKERRIARRYLALVYGSMREGSGEIALEIGRSASDRKKMSTKTRSGKEAVTRWKVLRRFGPATLIEAKLGTGRTHQIRVHFSAVGHPVLGDTTYGKKTAIEIKRQRIVFPRQMLHAATLGFTHPVTKEYLEFTSPLPEDMQERIRKLSEISR; from the coding sequence ATGAAAAGAAACAGAAATCAGAGCACAGAGACCGGGATACCGGTGAATGAGGACGAAGAGGGGCGCGGCAGCCGTTCGTCCGTAACCACTATCGCCGCCTCCCCGGAAGATGCCTCGAAGCGGCTCGATATCTTCGCCGCCGAGAAGACCGGGATCACCCGCTCGCAGATCCAGATACTCATACAGGAGGGCAATGTCCTTGTCAATGAAAGGACGGCAAGCGCCGGGTATCGTGTGCAGCCGGGCGATGAGGTCGCTATCAGCGTGCCCGAGCCCGAGCCTGCCGTGCTCGTTCCCGAGCCGCTTCCGCTGACGATCCTCTTCGAAGACGAGTCGCTCGTTGTCGTCGACAAACCCGCGGGCATGGTGGTCTACCCCTCGGCGGGCCATGCGCAGGGCACGCTGCTCAATGCACTGGCCCACCACTGCAAGAAATTGGCGACCATAGGCGGCCCGCTCCGGCCCGGTGTCGTGCATCGTCTCGACAAGGATACGTCGGGCGTTATGGTCGTCGCCCTCGACGACAGCGCCTATTACGACCTCATCGGGCAGTTCAAGGAGCGCCGCATCGCCAGGCGGTATCTCGCGCTCGTCTACGGCTCTATGAGAGAGGGCTCGGGAGAAATCGCCCTGGAGATAGGACGGTCCGCTTCGGACCGGAAAAAGATGTCGACGAAGACCCGGAGCGGCAAAGAGGCGGTCACCCGGTGGAAGGTGCTGCGGCGCTTCGGTCCCGCAACCCTCATCGAGGCGAAGCTCGGCACCGGAAGGACCCATCAGATCCGCGTCCACTTCTCGGCCGTAGGCCATCCGGTCCTCGGCGATACGACCTACGGGAAAAAGACGGCCATCGAGATAAAGAGGCAGCGGATCGTGTTCCCCCGCCAGATGCTCCACGCCGCGACCCTCGGGTTTACCCACCCGGTCACGAAGGAGTATCTGGAATTTACCAGTCCTCTGCCCGAGGATATGCAGGAGCGCATCAGGAAGCTATCCGAGATCTCCCGATAG
- the gatA gene encoding Asp-tRNA(Asn)/Glu-tRNA(Gln) amidotransferase subunit GatA: MKLNELTIADLRRLLDNREITPREILDDTYTRIDAVEDKVKAYITLTKEAAWAMAEAAQQAIVENRASLLTGIPVAVKDNLCTKGILTTCASKILPNFIPPYESTVTQRMLDQGYLLAGKTNMDEFAMGSSTENSGSHTTRNPWDLGRVPGGSSGGSAAAVAADECIAALGSDTGGSIRQPAALCGVVGLKPTYGRVSRYGLVAYASSLDQIGPITKNVTDAALLMNVIAGHDPKDSTSAPLEVPDFAAALGRDIRGMRIGIPKEYFIEGMDRDVEDAVRAAIKKLESLGAEAVEVSLPHTEYAVATYYILATSEASSNLARYDGVKYGFRAAGKDLLEMYMNTRAQGFGAEVKRRIMLGTYALSAGYYDAYYKKGQQARTLIKQDFDKAFTTADVIVTPTTPSAAFRIGEKTADPLQMYLSDIFTISVNLAGIPALSLPCGFTGSGLPVGLQVIGKHFDEAALFTVAYAYEQSTEWHLRRPAL, translated from the coding sequence TTGAAGCTCAATGAACTGACCATTGCCGATCTGCGGCGTCTCCTCGACAACCGGGAGATCACTCCGCGGGAGATCCTCGATGATACGTACACGAGGATCGATGCGGTCGAAGATAAGGTTAAAGCGTATATCACCCTGACGAAGGAGGCGGCCTGGGCCATGGCGGAGGCTGCGCAGCAGGCGATCGTCGAGAACAGGGCCTCGCTGCTCACCGGCATCCCTGTTGCGGTGAAGGACAACCTGTGCACGAAAGGGATCCTCACCACCTGCGCCTCGAAGATCCTCCCGAATTTCATACCGCCCTACGAAAGCACGGTCACGCAGCGCATGCTCGATCAGGGCTATCTCCTCGCGGGAAAAACGAACATGGATGAGTTCGCCATGGGCTCGTCGACCGAGAACTCGGGGTCGCACACGACGCGGAATCCCTGGGACCTGGGGCGCGTTCCCGGCGGCAGCAGCGGCGGCTCGGCGGCAGCCGTGGCAGCCGATGAGTGCATCGCCGCGCTCGGTTCCGACACGGGCGGTTCCATCCGCCAGCCTGCTGCGCTCTGCGGTGTCGTAGGATTGAAGCCGACCTACGGCCGTGTCTCGCGGTACGGGCTCGTCGCCTATGCGTCGTCCCTCGACCAGATCGGGCCTATCACGAAAAATGTCACCGATGCCGCGCTGCTGATGAACGTGATCGCCGGGCACGACCCGAAGGACTCGACCTCCGCTCCTCTCGAAGTGCCCGACTTTGCCGCAGCGCTGGGGAGAGATATCCGCGGAATGCGCATCGGCATCCCGAAGGAGTATTTCATCGAGGGGATGGACAGGGACGTGGAAGATGCGGTCCGCGCCGCCATAAAGAAGCTCGAATCCCTGGGCGCGGAGGCCGTCGAGGTCTCGCTCCCCCATACCGAGTACGCCGTCGCCACCTATTACATCCTCGCCACGTCGGAGGCGTCGTCGAACCTCGCCCGTTACGACGGCGTCAAATACGGGTTCAGGGCAGCGGGGAAGGATCTCCTCGAGATGTACATGAACACCAGGGCGCAGGGCTTCGGCGCCGAGGTGAAGAGGAGGATCATGCTCGGCACCTACGCCCTCTCTGCAGGGTACTACGACGCCTACTATAAAAAAGGACAGCAGGCGCGCACGCTGATCAAGCAGGACTTCGACAAGGCCTTTACGACAGCGGACGTCATCGTCACGCCCACGACGCCCAGCGCCGCCTTCAGGATCGGCGAAAAGACGGCCGACCCGCTCCAGATGTACCTTTCGGATATCTTCACCATCTCCGTCAACCTCGCGGGGATTCCGGCACTCTCGCTCCCTTGCGGGTTTACGGGAAGCGGCCTGCCGGTCGGGCTCCAGGTGATCGGAAAACATTTCGACGAGGCGGCGCTCTTCACCGTAGCCTATGCCTACGAGCAGAGCACCGAGTGGCATCTAAGGAGACCGGCACTATGA
- the gatB gene encoding Asp-tRNA(Asn)/Glu-tRNA(Gln) amidotransferase subunit GatB, translating to MSNDINNTQSSPAAAPPVWGNGKYEAVIGLEVHAQMLTETKIFCGCPTKFGAEPNTQTCPVDIGLPGVLPVLNRKAVEYAVKTGLAMNCTVARCSRFARKNYFYPDLPKGYQVSQYELPICEHGSVEIVVDGAVKRVGITRIHMEEDAGKNIHEGGGPYSFVDLNRAGVPLMEIVSEPDIRSPREAAEYMKKLRAILRYLGVCDGNMEQGSLRCDANVSIRPVGQKEFGTRTELKNINSFRFVEKAIEYEIRRQVKLVEEGGRVVQETRLWDPAAGITQSMRSKEEAHDYRYFPEPDLVPIVVDQEWIDRIEATLPELPDAKRERFVSAYGLPEYDADLLTAERPVAEWYEAAVAAGGQPKAVSNWMMGELMRLLNEENHPIEESPLTPDRLAGMLRLIDNGTISGKIAKTVFEAMYRSGKDAEAVVKEQGLVQISDESAIERAIDDILAKHTAEVGRYKAGEEKLIGFFVGQVMKAMKGKANPQMLNDLLRKKLAAW from the coding sequence ATGAGCAATGATATAAACAACACGCAGAGCTCCCCCGCTGCGGCGCCGCCGGTGTGGGGCAACGGGAAGTACGAGGCGGTCATCGGTCTCGAGGTGCATGCCCAGATGCTGACCGAGACGAAGATCTTCTGCGGCTGCCCGACGAAGTTCGGCGCCGAGCCCAATACCCAGACCTGCCCGGTCGACATCGGGCTGCCCGGCGTCCTCCCGGTGCTCAACAGGAAGGCGGTCGAGTATGCCGTCAAGACCGGCCTCGCCATGAACTGCACCGTCGCCCGCTGCAGCAGGTTCGCCAGGAAGAATTATTTCTATCCCGACCTGCCGAAGGGATACCAGGTCAGCCAGTACGAGCTGCCCATCTGCGAGCACGGTTCGGTAGAGATCGTGGTGGACGGCGCGGTGAAGCGCGTCGGCATCACCCGTATCCACATGGAAGAGGACGCGGGAAAGAATATCCATGAGGGCGGCGGCCCCTACAGCTTCGTCGACCTGAACCGCGCGGGCGTGCCCCTCATGGAGATCGTCTCCGAGCCGGATATCAGGAGCCCGAGGGAGGCGGCGGAGTACATGAAGAAGCTGCGCGCCATCCTCCGCTACCTGGGCGTCTGCGACGGCAATATGGAGCAGGGCTCGCTCCGCTGCGACGCCAATGTCTCGATCCGCCCCGTGGGGCAGAAGGAGTTCGGCACCAGGACCGAGCTCAAGAATATCAACTCCTTCAGGTTCGTCGAAAAGGCGATAGAGTACGAGATACGGCGGCAGGTGAAGCTGGTCGAGGAGGGAGGCAGGGTCGTGCAGGAGACGCGGCTCTGGGACCCTGCGGCGGGCATCACTCAATCGATGCGCTCCAAGGAGGAGGCGCATGACTACCGCTATTTCCCCGAGCCCGATCTCGTGCCGATCGTGGTGGACCAGGAGTGGATCGACCGGATCGAGGCAACGCTTCCCGAGCTGCCCGATGCGAAACGGGAGCGGTTTGTCTCCGCGTACGGGCTGCCCGAGTACGATGCGGACCTCCTCACGGCGGAACGCCCGGTTGCCGAATGGTACGAGGCCGCGGTCGCTGCGGGCGGCCAGCCCAAGGCGGTCTCGAACTGGATGATGGGGGAGCTGATGCGGCTGCTCAATGAAGAGAACCATCCGATCGAGGAGAGCCCGCTCACCCCCGACAGGCTCGCCGGCATGCTCCGGCTCATCGATAACGGCACCATCAGCGGCAAGATCGCCAAGACCGTCTTCGAAGCGATGTACCGGAGCGGCAAGGATGCCGAGGCGGTGGTGAAGGAGCAGGGGCTCGTCCAGATCAGCGACGAGAGCGCCATCGAGAGGGCGATCGACGATATCCTCGCAAAGCATACGGCCGAGGTCGGGCGGTACAAGGCGGGTGAAGAGAAGCTCATCGGCTTTTTCGTTGGCCAGGTGATGAAGGCGATGAAAGGGAAGGCGAACCCCCAGATGCTGAACGACCTGCTCAGGAAAAAGCTGGCGGCATGGTGA
- a CDS encoding c(7)-type cytochrome triheme domain-containing protein, whose amino-acid sequence MRIVAALLTVLVAVVFVGSAMAVAPGKTVEYAGGAMGKVVFDGKVHGAEKGMKCNDCHTKVFPMKKGSFKMTKDDHGKDMACGTCHNGTKTFGMTDAASCAKCHKK is encoded by the coding sequence ATGAGGATAGTTGCAGCACTTTTAACCGTACTCGTTGCCGTGGTATTCGTCGGCAGCGCAATGGCAGTTGCTCCGGGCAAGACCGTTGAGTATGCAGGCGGCGCGATGGGTAAAGTCGTCTTTGACGGAAAAGTCCACGGCGCTGAAAAGGGCATGAAATGTAATGACTGCCACACCAAGGTCTTCCCGATGAAAAAGGGCTCCTTCAAGATGACGAAGGACGATCACGGCAAAGACATGGCATGCGGCACGTGCCACAACGGCACCAAGACGTTCGGCATGACCGACGCGGCCAGCTGTGCGAAGTGTCATAAAAAATAA
- a CDS encoding c(7)-type cytochrome triheme domain-containing protein, whose product MKRFTLLVAVVIAVACAGTVMAVAPGKTVEYPGGPQGKVVFSGKTHADAGLKCNDCHTKVFPMKKGSFKMTREDHGKDIACGVCHNGTKAFGMTDAKDCSKCHKK is encoded by the coding sequence ATGAAACGCTTTACGCTGCTCGTCGCCGTCGTTATCGCCGTCGCTTGTGCAGGGACCGTCATGGCGGTCGCTCCGGGGAAGACGGTCGAGTATCCGGGCGGGCCCCAGGGCAAGGTCGTCTTCAGCGGCAAGACCCATGCCGATGCAGGCCTGAAGTGCAACGATTGCCACACCAAGGTCTTCCCGATGAAGAAGGGCTCCTTCAAGATGACCAGGGAAGACCACGGCAAGGATATCGCCTGCGGCGTATGCCACAACGGCACCAAGGCGTTCGGCATGACCGACGCGAAGGATTGCAGCAAGTGCCACAAGAAATAA
- a CDS encoding branched-chain amino acid transaminase, translated as MIPKTEKIWMDGELVDWDKATVHVMTHTLHYGLGAFEGIRCYSTPKGPAVFRLDEHVKRLFQSAQIFLLTLPFTEEEIRQAIIDTVTVNKLKECYIRPLVYIGYGAMGLYPKGNPIRVAISAWPWGAYLGEDGLENGIRVKVASFIRNHVNSNMSRGKICGYYVNSQIAKKEAISCGCDEALLLDTEGYVSEGSGENVFIVRNGVLKTTPLTSILEGITRDSVITIAGDAGIETREERFTRDEVYIADEAFFTGTAAEVTPIRELDGRIIGAGRAGAVTKKLQGLFFDAVKGKNKKYERWLTYIK; from the coding sequence ATGATTCCGAAAACCGAAAAAATCTGGATGGACGGTGAACTGGTCGATTGGGACAAGGCGACTGTCCATGTCATGACCCATACCCTCCACTACGGGCTCGGGGCCTTCGAAGGGATACGCTGCTACAGCACGCCGAAGGGACCGGCGGTCTTCAGGCTCGACGAGCACGTGAAACGCCTCTTCCAGTCCGCGCAGATCTTTCTCCTCACGCTCCCCTTCACCGAGGAGGAGATCAGGCAGGCGATCATCGATACGGTCACGGTCAATAAATTGAAGGAGTGCTACATACGGCCGCTCGTCTACATCGGCTACGGCGCCATGGGACTCTATCCGAAAGGGAACCCGATCAGGGTGGCGATCTCGGCGTGGCCCTGGGGCGCCTATCTCGGCGAGGACGGCCTCGAGAACGGCATCCGCGTCAAGGTCGCGTCATTCATACGCAATCATGTCAATTCCAACATGTCGCGCGGCAAGATCTGCGGCTACTACGTCAACTCCCAGATCGCTAAGAAAGAGGCGATCTCGTGCGGCTGCGACGAGGCGCTGCTCCTCGATACCGAAGGGTACGTCTCGGAGGGAAGCGGCGAGAATGTCTTTATCGTCCGCAACGGCGTCCTCAAGACCACGCCCCTCACCTCGATCCTCGAGGGGATCACGCGTGACAGCGTCATCACCATTGCCGGGGATGCCGGGATAGAGACCCGGGAGGAGCGCTTTACCAGGGACGAGGTCTATATTGCGGATGAAGCCTTCTTCACCGGGACGGCTGCCGAGGTCACCCCGATCAGGGAGCTCGACGGCAGGATCATCGGGGCCGGGAGGGCGGGCGCAGTCACCAAGAAGCTGCAGGGCCTCTTCTTCGATGCGGTAAAGGGAAAGAACAAAAAGTACGAGCGCTGGCTGACGTATATCAAATAG
- the nifE gene encoding nitrogenase iron-molybdenum cofactor biosynthesis protein NifE, whose protein sequence is MTKRADGKGGTRDSGGGMPAGKRQQRGGVTMATIIDELMAQGCEREKREKVCRTRGGESCAFDGAMIVLQPIADAVHLVHGPSACCGNSWEGRGSLSAQGDLHHRGFTTDLQELDIVYGAEEKLSRAIAAAHEQVKPRAIFVHATCVSGLIGEDIEAVCKKAEAALGIRVIPVNAPGFVGPKNLGNRIAGEVLLDRVIGTGKPPGDAAGYGDRSINLVGEYNIAGDLWLVEPALKRAGIPVLSRMTGNASFEELTYAHHAALNVVVCSRALINIAKEMERRYGIPYLEVSFFGKTEMSKALRAIAARLERLDAERQPSAASRQDGGPGVSERVEAVIREEEERLAQRLEACRHLRGKRAVLYTGGVKSWSFISALLDLGIEIVAVGTKKSTVEDEEKMKELLGEDAPLVEEVTPKNLLKLLKEQRADMLIAGGRNQYLAVKEGYPFVDVNQERHTAYAGYEGLLRFAEQISNSMSFYRTLGCAGERANRTEHASCEAPGADRAAAPGIVHHKADLIIDPLKHSPALGAAIAFQGIDRALPLIHGAQGCTFLGKVLLTKHFREPVALATTKLFTEQVVMGSEESLATVTEGFLEKDKPELIGILTSGLSEVKGDDAAGTVKQLCHRRPEAAIVHVPTPDYEGGLEAGYARAVEAMIAGVVKTAAPPSPLSGAPGPGGPYINVIAGSHLTPADFTEIKEIVRSFGLEPLMLPDLSALDGSRQGMSALALGGTAVGTIRDRMSSALFTIALGRSLERAAALLKERCGMDYRVFGSIAGLADTDKLMETLSAISGRTPAERYERERRILVDGMRDAHSCFGSKRIALALEPDLALQTSCWLTGMGASPAQVVVPSGSPSLSTIPAGQVVIGDFSTVEGGIDLLIASSHGERTAQRLRAPLYQLGFPVYKVLGATARTTVGYRGTLLMIYEVANAMTATDK, encoded by the coding sequence ATGACGAAGCGTGCAGACGGCAAGGGCGGCACGAGAGACTCCGGCGGCGGTATGCCGGCGGGAAAGCGGCAGCAAAGGGGTGGCGTAACGATGGCGACGATAATCGACGAGCTCATGGCGCAGGGATGCGAGCGGGAGAAACGGGAGAAGGTCTGCAGGACGAGGGGGGGAGAATCCTGCGCCTTCGACGGCGCCATGATCGTCCTCCAGCCCATCGCCGACGCGGTGCACCTCGTGCATGGCCCGAGCGCCTGCTGCGGCAATTCCTGGGAGGGAAGGGGATCGCTCTCCGCGCAGGGGGATCTCCACCACCGGGGGTTTACCACGGACCTGCAGGAGCTCGATATCGTCTACGGCGCGGAAGAAAAACTTTCCCGTGCCATTGCCGCCGCCCATGAGCAGGTAAAGCCCCGGGCCATCTTCGTGCACGCCACCTGCGTGAGCGGCCTGATCGGAGAGGATATCGAGGCGGTCTGCAAAAAAGCCGAGGCGGCGCTCGGCATCAGGGTCATCCCGGTCAATGCCCCGGGTTTCGTGGGGCCGAAGAACCTCGGCAACCGTATAGCCGGCGAGGTGCTGCTCGACCGGGTGATCGGGACCGGCAAACCGCCCGGCGATGCCGCCGGCTATGGTGATAGAAGCATCAATCTCGTCGGCGAATACAATATCGCCGGCGACCTCTGGCTCGTGGAGCCGGCGCTGAAGAGGGCCGGCATCCCGGTGCTTTCGCGCATGACCGGCAACGCCTCGTTCGAGGAGCTGACCTATGCCCACCATGCAGCGCTCAATGTCGTGGTCTGCAGCAGGGCGCTCATCAATATTGCAAAGGAGATGGAGCGGCGCTACGGTATTCCCTACCTCGAGGTCTCCTTCTTCGGAAAGACCGAGATGAGCAAGGCGCTCCGCGCGATAGCCGCGCGCCTGGAGCGGCTGGACGCCGAAAGGCAGCCATCGGCCGCCAGCCGCCAGGACGGCGGCCCGGGCGTCTCCGAACGGGTCGAGGCGGTCATCAGGGAGGAGGAGGAACGTCTGGCACAGCGGCTCGAGGCCTGCCGCCATCTGCGCGGCAAGCGGGCGGTGCTCTACACCGGCGGGGTCAAGAGCTGGTCTTTCATTTCGGCGCTCCTCGATCTCGGCATAGAGATCGTTGCGGTCGGCACGAAAAAGAGCACCGTCGAGGACGAGGAGAAGATGAAGGAGCTGCTGGGAGAGGATGCCCCTCTCGTCGAGGAGGTGACGCCCAAGAATCTCCTGAAGCTGCTCAAGGAGCAGCGGGCCGACATGCTCATCGCCGGAGGACGGAACCAGTATCTCGCGGTCAAAGAGGGCTATCCTTTCGTCGATGTGAACCAGGAGCGGCATACCGCCTACGCCGGCTACGAAGGGCTCCTCCGCTTCGCCGAACAGATCAGCAACAGCATGAGTTTTTACCGTACTCTGGGATGTGCAGGGGAGCGCGCCAACCGGACGGAGCATGCATCCTGCGAAGCGCCGGGTGCGGACCGTGCCGCGGCTCCCGGAATCGTTCACCACAAGGCCGATCTCATCATCGATCCCCTGAAGCACTCGCCTGCGCTCGGTGCGGCGATCGCCTTTCAGGGAATCGACCGGGCGCTGCCCCTCATCCATGGCGCACAGGGCTGCACCTTCCTGGGCAAAGTGCTCCTCACCAAACATTTCAGGGAGCCTGTTGCCCTGGCGACCACCAAGCTCTTTACCGAGCAGGTGGTGATGGGCAGCGAAGAGAGCCTGGCGACCGTAACCGAGGGGTTTCTCGAAAAGGACAAGCCCGAGCTGATAGGCATACTGACCTCCGGTCTTTCGGAGGTGAAGGGTGATGATGCGGCAGGCACGGTAAAGCAGCTCTGTCATCGGCGCCCTGAAGCGGCCATCGTGCATGTACCGACGCCCGACTACGAGGGAGGGCTCGAGGCAGGCTACGCCCGGGCCGTCGAGGCGATGATCGCAGGCGTGGTGAAGACAGCGGCCCCTCCCTCTCCCCTGAGCGGTGCTCCCGGACCCGGGGGCCCGTATATCAACGTCATTGCGGGCTCCCACCTCACCCCGGCGGACTTCACCGAGATCAAGGAGATCGTCCGGTCCTTCGGCCTGGAGCCGCTCATGCTTCCCGACCTCTCCGCGCTCGACGGGAGCAGGCAGGGGATGTCGGCGCTCGCCCTGGGGGGAACGGCGGTCGGCACGATCCGTGACCGGATGAGCTCGGCGCTGTTTACTATCGCCCTGGGACGAAGCCTCGAGAGGGCGGCAGCGCTGCTGAAGGAGCGCTGCGGCATGGACTACCGGGTGTTCGGCAGCATTGCCGGACTGGCCGATACGGATAAGCTTATGGAGACGCTCTCTGCCATAAGCGGGAGGACTCCGGCAGAGCGGTACGAGCGTGAGCGGCGCATCCTGGTCGATGGCATGCGCGACGCCCACTCCTGTTTCGGAAGCAAGCGGATAGCGCTTGCCCTGGAGCCCGACCTCGCTCTCCAGACCTCCTGCTGGCTCACCGGGATGGGGGCGTCCCCTGCACAGGTGGTCGTGCCCTCCGGGTCGCCTTCGCTCTCGACGATACCGGCAGGACAGGTCGTTATCGGAGATTTCTCCACAGTGGAGGGCGGCATCGATCTTCTCATCGCGAGCTCCCACGGTGAGCGTACTGCACAGCGGCTGCGGGCACCTCTCTACCAGCTCGGCTTTCCGGTTTATAAGGTCCTCGGTGCTACGGCCCGCACGACCGTCGGCTACCGGGGAACGCTGCTGATGATATACGAAGTGGCAAATGCGATGACGGCGACAGACAAGTAA